Proteins encoded together in one Chloroflexota bacterium window:
- a CDS encoding transposase, translating to MGTTKIKRYSESFKRQVVREYEAGASAHYLKQKYGIGDSTTIKRWVQKYGKEGFRTEQVLICSPEDQPTFQQMEQRIKELEGALA from the coding sequence ATGGGTACGACCAAAATCAAACGTTACAGTGAAAGTTTCAAGCGCCAGGTTGTACGCGAGTACGAAGCAGGCGCAAGCGCCCATTACCTGAAGCAGAAGTATGGGATTGGCGACTCGACCACCATCAAGCGCTGGGTGCAAAAGTACGGCAAAGAGGGCTTCCGCACCGAGCAAGTGCTCATCTGCTCACCAGAAGACCAGCCCACCTTTCAGCAAATGGAGCAACGCATCAAGGAACTCGAAGGGGCGCTCGCCG
- a CDS encoding DUF115 domain-containing protein, translating into MLSLLRRAYQTAQWLPEWPAAAFHPWRLESKRRLAALHDVHRGQRCFVIGNGPSLRRTDVSKLRDEITFGMNRIYLAFPGWGFRTTYLVSVNDLVIEQCAADFRELAMPKFFTWRARRWLPADEHTTFLFTTYMAPKFATDARGRLWEGATVTYVSLQLAFHMGCEEVILIGVDHNFATKGPANQTVVSEGDDPNHFHPGYFGKGFRWQLPDLETSEMAYRMAREAYEKAGRRVLDATVGGKLTVFPKVDYESLF; encoded by the coding sequence ATGCTTTCCCTCCTTCGCCGAGCCTATCAGACTGCCCAATGGCTGCCCGAGTGGCCTGCGGCGGCCTTTCACCCCTGGCGGCTTGAGAGCAAGCGCCGCCTGGCTGCCCTGCACGATGTGCATCGCGGGCAGCGTTGTTTCGTCATTGGTAACGGCCCCAGCCTGCGTCGCACCGATGTTTCCAAACTGCGGGACGAAATCACCTTTGGGATGAACCGCATTTACCTGGCCTTCCCCGGTTGGGGCTTTCGCACCACTTACCTGGTTTCGGTCAACGATTTGGTCATCGAGCAGTGTGCGGCCGATTTTCGGGAGCTGGCAATGCCCAAATTCTTCACGTGGCGCGCCCGCCGCTGGCTGCCTGCCGACGAGCATACCACCTTCCTGTTCACCACCTACATGGCCCCCAAATTTGCCACCGACGCCCGCGGCCGCCTGTGGGAAGGCGCGACCGTGACCTACGTCAGCCTGCAACTGGCCTTCCACATGGGTTGCGAAGAAGTCATTCTCATTGGCGTGGACCACAACTTTGCCACCAAAGGCCCGGCTAACCAAACCGTGGTGTCGGAGGGCGACGACCCCAACCACTTCCACCCCGGCTATTTTGGTAAGGGTTTCCGCTGGCAGTTGCCCGATCTGGAGACCTCGGAAATGGCCTACCGCATGGCGCGGGAAGCCTACGAAAAAGCCGGACGCCGCGTGCTCGACGCTACCGTGGGCGGCAAACTGACCGTGTTCCCGAAAGTGGATTACGAGAGCCTGTTCTGA